One Aegilops tauschii subsp. strangulata cultivar AL8/78 chromosome 7, Aet v6.0, whole genome shotgun sequence genomic window carries:
- the LOC109785329 gene encoding cysteine-rich receptor-like protein kinase 44, with protein sequence MDFKLTVLETITNNFSEDRKVGSGGYGDVYRGMYNGDEIAVKKLHHLVGLDDKAFDSEFRNLSKVQHQNIIRLIGYCYESRHQYVQLNGELVFAKEMERVLCFEFMEGGSLDHHIADDSCGLEWPTCYEIIKGTCEGLNHLHNSQGKPILHLDLKPANILLDKNKTAKIADLGLSRLVASTQTHKTEVVKGSQGYMPPEYIDDNLISMKFDVFSLGVIIIKIMDGNMGRSRCSEMGSEPFIEFVCKKWMTKLRAKSGYSSDEIDRKCMKKCVEIALRCVVSDRNKRPLIKDIVKELEELEDEIKKMSTSSVQLEELIARQRGCDSNVLAVDPTLELRFLFEPRKDISSCLQLTNMTSGFTAFNVKTNHTKYRTQPSKGVMPPCSKRYISVTLVAQDEAPQNMQCNDMFLVQTACVGANLTSDEMITEDLFKEAMAEKVMDVVKLPIVYVSLDQFQC encoded by the exons ATGGATTTTAAACTCACTGTACTTGAAACCATTACCAATAATTTTTCAGAAGACCGAAAAGTAGGCAGTGGTGGGTATGGAGATGTTTACAGG GGGATGTATAATGGGGATGAGATTGCGGTGAAGAAGCTTCACCACTTGGTAGGACTTGATGACAAAGCATTTGACAGTGAATTTCGTAACCTTAGCAAGGTCCAGCATCAAAATATCATACGATTAATTGGCTACTGCTACGAATCACGACATCAGTATGTCCAGCTCAATGGGGAACTAGTTTTTGCTAAAGAGATGGAGCGAGTTCTCTGCTTTGAATTTATGGAAGGTGGAAGCCTTGATCATCATATCGCAG ATGATTCTTGTGGACTTGAATGGCCAACATGTTATGAAATTATTAAAGGGACTTGCGAGGGCTTGAATCATCTACATAATTCACAGGGAAAACCTATTTTACATCTGGATTTAAAACCTGCCAACATATTGCTAGATAAGAACAAGACTGCCAAAATTGCAGATCTTGGTTTGTCCAGACTTGTTGCGTCAACACAAACCCATAAAACAGAAGTTGTCAAAGGATCACA AGGGTACATGCCACCAGAATACATAGACGATAATCTTATATCAATGAAGTTTGACGTGTTTAGTTTGGGGGTTATAATTATAAAAATAATGGATGGAAATATGGGCCGCTCCCGCTGTTCTGAGATGGGCAGTGAACCATTTATTGAGTTT GTATGTAAAAAATGGATGACAAAGCTGCGGGCAAAGTCGGGATATTCATCAGATGAAATAGACAGGAAATGCATGAAGAAATGTGTTGAAATAGCATTAAGATGTGTGGTGTCCGACCGGAATAAAAGACCATTAATAAAGGATATCGTCAAAGAACTGGAAGAATTAGAAGATGAGATTAAGAAAATGTCAACGTCTTCTGTTCAGTTAGAAGAGCTAATCGCACGTCAG AGAGGCTGTGATTCCAACGTGCTTGCTGTTGATCCGACCCTGGAGCTGCGCTTCCTGTTTGAGCCAAGGAAAGACATATCAAGCTGCCTGCAGCTAACCAACATGACGAGTGGCTTTACTGCATTTAACGTAAAGACCAACCACACCAAGTACAGAACACAGCCAAGCAAAGGAGTTATGCCACCGTGCTCCAAGCGTTATATCTCGGTGACCCTGGTAGCACAGGATGAAGCACCACAGAATATGCAGTGCAACGACATGTTCCTTGTGCAGACTGCTTGTGTCGGCGCGAACCTGACATCCGATGAGATGATCACCGAAGACTTGTTCAAAGAAGCCATGGCTGAGAAGGTGATGGATGTGGTCAAATTGCCGATCGTTTATGTTTCCCTGGACCAATTTCAATGCTAG